The Nocardia terpenica genome has a segment encoding these proteins:
- a CDS encoding DUF2867 domain-containing protein has protein sequence MTTQRARRVAVPSSAPIGDEMVDADYASAFELGTRGTRQTPERWARSVFEDAPAAMRVVLVLGWRLVLGLRMGPTATPDYVLGWHITEQGPNVVVLESNSPFLAAQNIVVTNDSTVSWSTLVRFDRWIARPIWAVVAPFHHRTIPYLLRRADREA, from the coding sequence ATGACTACACAGCGAGCCCGGCGGGTGGCGGTGCCATCGAGCGCTCCGATCGGTGACGAGATGGTGGACGCCGACTATGCCTCGGCATTCGAGCTCGGTACCCGCGGAACCCGGCAGACACCGGAACGCTGGGCGCGATCGGTGTTCGAGGATGCCCCCGCAGCGATGCGGGTGGTGCTCGTCCTCGGGTGGCGGCTGGTGCTGGGGCTGCGGATGGGGCCCACGGCGACACCCGATTACGTCCTGGGCTGGCACATTACCGAGCAGGGACCGAACGTCGTTGTGCTCGAATCGAATTCACCGTTTCTCGCGGCACAGAACATCGTCGTGACGAACGACTCGACGGTCTCGTGGTCGACCCTGGTGCGATTCGACCGGTGGATCGCCCGCCCGATCTGGGCCGTGGTCGCGCCCTTCCACCACCGCACGATCCCGTATCTGCTCCGCCGCGCCGACCGGGAAGCGTAA
- a CDS encoding helix-turn-helix transcriptional regulator yields the protein MPKTSARLLALLSLLQTRRDWPGQLLADRLEISPRTVRRDVDRLRELGYPIQTVKGPAGGYRLDAGSDLPPLLFDDEQAVALAVALQTVAATGAGVEEAAARALTTIRQVMPARLRHRVDALRITAVPERARPDPPVDPRVLMALSAAVHARAVLRFDYVPISRSGAADPAAPPRRVQPHHLVTWDSRWYLVAWDLDREDWRTFRADRIAPRTPTGPRFTPRELPGGDVATFITTKFQGDSARWACRGEVILDRPASVVSDYARDGLVEALGADRCRLVLGAWSWLGLAAAIGKFDADIEVVGPPELKAAFARLARRYAAAAGEPGG from the coding sequence GTGCCGAAAACTTCCGCGCGCCTGCTGGCGCTGCTGTCGCTGTTGCAGACGCGCCGGGACTGGCCGGGGCAGTTGCTCGCCGATCGGCTGGAGATCAGCCCGCGCACCGTGCGCCGGGATGTCGACCGCCTGCGCGAGCTCGGCTATCCCATCCAGACCGTGAAGGGCCCCGCCGGGGGGTATCGGCTCGACGCGGGCAGCGATCTGCCGCCGCTGCTGTTCGACGACGAGCAGGCCGTCGCCCTCGCCGTCGCGCTGCAAACCGTCGCGGCCACCGGCGCCGGGGTCGAGGAGGCGGCGGCGCGCGCGCTCACCACGATCCGGCAGGTCATGCCCGCGCGGCTGCGGCATCGCGTCGACGCGCTGCGGATCACCGCCGTCCCGGAGCGCGCCCGGCCGGATCCCCCGGTCGATCCGCGGGTGCTGATGGCTCTCAGCGCGGCCGTGCACGCGCGTGCGGTGCTGCGGTTCGACTATGTGCCGATATCCCGTTCCGGCGCAGCCGATCCCGCCGCGCCGCCGCGCCGGGTGCAGCCGCACCATCTCGTCACCTGGGACTCACGCTGGTATCTCGTCGCCTGGGATCTCGATCGGGAGGACTGGCGCACCTTCCGCGCCGACCGGATCGCCCCGCGCACCCCGACCGGCCCCCGCTTCACCCCGCGCGAGCTGCCCGGCGGAGACGTCGCCACGTTCATCACCACCAAGTTCCAGGGCGATTCCGCCCGGTGGGCCTGCCGCGGTGAGGTCATCCTCGACCGGCCCGCCTCCGTGGTCTCCGACTACGCCCGCGACGGCCTCGTCGAGGCACTCGGCGCGGACCGCTGCCGCCTGGTCCTCGGCGCGTGGTCCTGGCTCGGATTGGCCGCCGCCATCGGCAAATTCGACGCCGACATCGAGGTCGTCGGCCCACCCGAACTGAAGGCCGCCTTCGCCCGCCTGGCCCGCCGCTACGCCGCCGCGGCGGGCGAACCCGGTGGGTGA
- a CDS encoding DinB family protein, with amino-acid sequence MTATTTPTATLDAERTDLLAELEAARAALIRTTDGLTDEQAGTRPTVSALCLGGLIKHVASMEEGWLRFAVEGPSAMTQDLPDGVTWADLFAGTAREIPRWMTDHENEFRMLPGDTLPGILARYRQIAARTTEVVATVADLSATHPLPEAPWFEPGGVRSVRRVLIHVIAETVQHAGHADILRETLDGRTSN; translated from the coding sequence GTGACAGCCACGACCACCCCCACCGCGACCCTCGACGCCGAGCGGACCGACCTGCTCGCCGAGCTCGAGGCCGCGCGCGCCGCACTGATCAGGACGACCGACGGACTCACCGACGAGCAGGCGGGCACCCGCCCGACGGTCAGCGCGCTGTGCCTGGGCGGGCTGATCAAGCACGTGGCCTCCATGGAGGAGGGCTGGCTGCGCTTCGCGGTCGAAGGCCCGTCGGCGATGACGCAGGACCTGCCCGACGGCGTCACCTGGGCCGACCTCTTCGCCGGAACCGCCCGCGAGATCCCGCGGTGGATGACCGACCACGAGAACGAGTTCCGCATGCTGCCCGGCGACACCCTGCCCGGGATCCTCGCCCGCTACCGGCAGATCGCCGCCCGGACAACGGAAGTCGTCGCCACCGTCGCCGACCTGTCGGCGACCCACCCGCTGCCGGAAGCGCCCTGGTTCGAGCCGGGCGGGGTCCGCAGCGTGCGCCGGGTGCTGATCCACGTGATCGCCGAAACCGTCCAGCACGCCGGGCACGCCGATATCCTGCGCGAAACGCTGGACGGGCGGACGTCGAACTGA
- a CDS encoding MerR family transcriptional regulator, with translation MTTGPRPPDPADIDDDLTVGRAAALVGISVRTLHHWDVIGLVRPSGRTWAGYRIYSGEDIARIHRVLVYRELGFSLSEIARLLDDPAVDAREHLRRQRSELTERISRLRDMVAAVDRMLAASATGMRLTPEQQVEIFGDDWRPDRVEEAERRWGDTPQWAQYAERAATLSPQDWKQVAADVDALHADLAAAKRTGVAPGSAAADALAERHRASIARHFDCTHAMQVCLARMFVTDPGYTAFYDGLAPGLTEWLRDIVFANAAAHGVDPETAVWE, from the coding sequence ATGACCACAGGCCCGCGCCCGCCCGACCCCGCCGATATCGACGATGACCTGACCGTGGGTCGCGCGGCCGCGCTCGTCGGGATCAGCGTGCGCACGCTGCATCACTGGGACGTGATCGGCCTGGTCCGCCCGAGCGGCCGCACCTGGGCCGGGTACCGGATCTATTCGGGCGAGGACATCGCGCGCATTCATCGGGTGCTGGTCTATCGCGAGCTCGGCTTTTCGCTGTCCGAGATCGCCCGCCTGCTCGACGATCCGGCCGTGGATGCGCGAGAACACCTGCGCCGCCAGCGATCCGAGCTGACCGAGCGCATCTCCCGGCTGCGGGACATGGTGGCGGCCGTCGACCGGATGCTCGCGGCATCCGCCACCGGAATGCGCCTGACCCCCGAGCAACAGGTGGAGATCTTCGGCGACGACTGGCGGCCCGACCGGGTCGAGGAGGCGGAGCGGCGCTGGGGCGACACCCCGCAGTGGGCGCAGTACGCCGAGCGGGCCGCGACCCTGAGTCCGCAGGACTGGAAGCAGGTCGCGGCCGACGTCGACGCGCTCCACGCCGATCTGGCCGCCGCCAAGCGCACCGGCGTCGCCCCGGGTTCCGCGGCCGCCGACGCGCTCGCCGAGCGGCACCGCGCCTCGATCGCACGCCATTTCGACTGCACCCACGCCATGCAGGTCTGTCTCGCCCGCATGTTCGTCACCGATCCGGGCTACACCGCCTTCTACGACGGGTTGGCGCCCGGCCTGACGGAGTGGTTGCGCGACATCGTCTTCGCCAATGCCGCGGCGCACGGCGTCGATCCGGAGACCGCGGTGTGGGAGTGA